The Solanum lycopersicum chromosome 9, SLM_r2.1 genome window below encodes:
- the ctu1 gene encoding glutation-S-transferase translates to MAGVKLLGISLSPFSRRVEWALKIKGVEYEFVEEDLHNKSPVLLELNPIHKKIPVLIHNGKPICESMVIVEYIDETFEGPSILPKDPYDRAIARFWAKFFDDKCMPVMGKAIFGSGEESNKAKEELGDLIKILENELKDKNFFVGDKFGFADMAGNLMAYWMGIVEEASGNIFVTSEKFPIFCNWRNEYVNCSTIKEYLPPRDEILAHFKARFAAAQK, encoded by the exons ATGGCAGGAGTAAAGTTGCTAGGTATTTCATTGAGCCCTTTTAGTCGTAGAGTTGAGTGGGCTCTCAAGATTAAGGGTGTTGAATatgaatttgttgaagaagatttaCATAACAAAAGTCCTGTACTTCTTGAATTGAATCCAATTCACAAGAAAATTCCAGTGCTAATTCACAATGGCAAGCCAATTTGTGAGTCAATGGTGATTGTTGAATACATTGATGAGACATTTGAAGGTCCTTCCATCTTGCCTAAAGATCCTTATGATCGAGCTATAGCTCGTTTTTGGGCTAAGTTCTTTGATGATAAG TGCATGCCAGTAATGGGGAAAGCTATATTTGGTAGTGGAGAGGAGTCAAACAAAGCTAAAGAGGAATTGGGTGATTTAATAAAGATTCTTGAAAATGAGCTAAAAGACAAGAACTTTTTTGTTGGTGACAAATTTGGATTTGCTGATATGGCTGGAAATTTGATGGCATATTGGATGGGAATTGTTGAAGAAGCATCTGGAAATATTTTTGTGACAAGCGaaaaatttccaattttttgTAATTGGAGAAATGAGTACGTTAATTGTAGTACAATCAAGGAATATTTACCGCCAAGAGATGAAATACTTGCACATTTCAAAGCTCGTTTTGCAGCTgcccaaaaataa
- the LOC101264963 gene encoding probable glutathione S-transferase translates to MGKIKLLGVSLSPFTHRVEWALKIKGVEYELIVEDPQNKSPLLLEYNPIHKKIPVLIHNGKPICESMVIVEYIDETFEGPSILPKDPYDRATARFWAKFLDDKCLPTMGKALLGNEEEKEKAKEECGELLKILDNELKDKEFFVGDKIGFVDIAANALAFWMGIIEEASGVILVKNEKFPNYYTWRDNYINCSQVKKYLPSRDELFSHFQSRFHSASTTK, encoded by the exons ATGGGAAAAATAAAGTTGCTTGGTGTTTCACTTAGTCCATTTACTCATAGAGTTGAATGGGCTCTTAAGATTAAGGGAGTGGAATATGAACTTATAGTAGAAGATCCACAAAATAAGAGTCCTCTTCTTCTTGAATATAATCCAATTCATAAGAAAATTCCAGTGTTAATTCACAATGGAAAGCCAATTTGTGAGTCAATGGTAATTGTTGAATACATTGATGAGACTTTTGAAGGCCCTTCCATCTTGCCTAAAGATCCTTATGATCGTGCTACAGCTCGTTTTTGGGCTAAGTTCCTCGATGATAAG TGTTTGCCAACCATGGGAAAGGCTTTATTAGGCAATGAAGAGGAGAAAGAGAAAGCTAAAGAGGAGTGTGGTGAGTTGTTGAAAATTCTTGATAATGAGCTCAAGGATAAGGAATTTTTTGTTGGAGATAAAATTGGATTTGTTGATATTGCTGCAAATGCATTGGCATTTTGGATGGGAATAATTGAAGAAGCCTCTGGTGTTATTTTGgtgaaaaatgagaaatttcCCAATTATTATACTTGGAGAGATAATTATATTAACTGCAGTCaagtcaaaaaatatttaccttCGAGAGATGAattattttcacattttcaaTCTAGATTTCACTCTGCATCAACTACTAAATGA